One region of Armigeres subalbatus isolate Guangzhou_Male chromosome 3, GZ_Asu_2, whole genome shotgun sequence genomic DNA includes:
- the LOC134219626 gene encoding uncharacterized protein LOC134219626: protein MMVILYFVCALLGSAISFDGSGLIAFDCGNPEVNLTSYSLLDVASCIPPSNNLSTSELQIQVLQRSVKSEVKAYQCKVIAKRRIKHCGMHSHTSEYERGYEYIVKEFTSEECHLSHQLGIIKLAYDHQLRELKRNATTRGEALIVGSVWGSHCKGGTYRTPKYTWEDALVYYEYEITLRDYMAVVDHENDVIHLRNGLTCRFSQGKCLDSEDGYITWDAVSNNGCEESEYEVIYEGLVNRTQNEKRDKHNKISNAVYSTISDTHLFSIRAREKTKICGHLGFMTDHPRIVIVEVVGFNSPFKRKSTTGRNFDLFTYFNSKITLVENYIGKSMSELYSTVMTEMCKVDKTLMETKLTLARLNPTEFVTSIIKRSGYTAVVAGEVLHVLECKPVYHQ from the exons ATGATGGTTATATTGTACTTTGTATGTGCTCTTTTGGGAAGCGCGATATCCTTCGATGGATCTGGATTGATAGCCTTTGATTGCGGAAATCCGGAGGTCAATCTTACGAGCTACTCCCTGTTAGATGTAGCTTCATGTATACCACCCTCGAACAACTTGTCGACAAGCGAATTGCAAATACAAGTATTGCAGAGGAGTGTTAAAAGTGAAGTCAAGGCCTATCAATGTAAAGTAATAGCCAAGAGGAGGATTAAGCATTGCGGAATGCATTCTCACACTTCAGAATATGAACGCGGCTATGAATACATTGTGAAAGAGTTCACATCCGAAGAATGTCATTTATCACATCAGCTAGGCATAATTAAATTAGCTTACGATCATCAACTGCGCGAATTGAAACGCAATGCTACCACTCGCGGAGAGGCACTGATAGTGGGATCAGTTTGGGGAAGCCACTGTAAAGGAGGCACCTACCGAACTCCAAAATATACTTGGGAAGATGCCTTGGTTTATTACGAGTATGAGATCACATTGCGAGATTACATGGCAGTTGTAGATCATGAAAATGATGTTATACACTTGAGAAACGGTCTCACATGCAGATTTTCTCAAGGAAAATGTTTAGATTCGGAAGACGGATACATAACATGGGACGCCGTCTCCAACAACGGATGTGAAGAATCAGAATACGAGGTAATTTATGAGGGTTTGGTAAATCGAACCCAAAACGAAAAAAGGGATAAACATAACAAAATCTCAAACGCCGTCTATAGCACAATTTCAGACACACATCTGTTCTCTATTAGAGCTAGGGAAAAGACAAAAATTTGTGGGCACTTAGGTTTTATGACCGATCATCCTCGTATCGTTATTGTTGAAGTGGTAGGCTTCaactctcctttcaaaaggaaatCTACGACGGGTAGAAACTTtgatttatttacatatttcaattCCAAAATAACCCTAGTAGAAAACTATATTGGGAAAAGCATGTCGGAACTTTACAGCACGGTTATGACCGAAATGTGTAAAGTAGACAAAACACTGATGGAAACCAAATTAACACTGGCACGTCTCAACCCTACAGAATTTGTAACCAGTATCATAAAACGATCTGGATACACCGCTGTGGTGGCAGGAGAAGTTTTGCACGTATTGGAATGCAAACCAGTTTAT CACCAGTAA